A DNA window from Amycolatopsis sp. DSM 110486 contains the following coding sequences:
- a CDS encoding MFS transporter: MSADTIDIRTELRTAPLRPFHWLLVLLVALATLFDGYDTFIPSYMIHFVVKPWHLSGGATGFLVSSALIGFAVGSLVHGVVADRIGRRPTLIAGLLIAGVFSVLTGIFGTTFPTFVTLRAVTGLGLGVLLPLGTAYVNEYLPDRVHNRLTVLGGTGFALGGVLAAVLGVALTEGGDWESLFYVGGAAAVLGVIYLAVFPESVEFLVASGKQEQTVRLLSRLRPDRAQSYRQHGLSVDRQPRDWRLVLAPRFRARTVALWVSSFLLLFGVYGLSTWTPQLMIARGETFATGYTFGAVLQGMSIVGALLGGLVADRYLGARRSLMLWCGLGAVATLVVAVGGSTAVNIVAVGFAGLFIIGGQFLLNNICAATYPVQARATGAGAMLGVGRVGGILGPSIGGALLSAFGGSAVLFVAVAVAAVLAVVSTSFVLVRDHAPRRVSPAAPREEMEH, encoded by the coding sequence TTGTCCGCTGACACCATCGACATCCGCACGGAACTGCGGACCGCTCCACTCCGGCCCTTCCACTGGTTGCTGGTTCTGCTCGTCGCCCTGGCGACCCTGTTCGACGGTTACGACACCTTCATCCCGTCGTACATGATCCACTTCGTGGTGAAGCCCTGGCATCTGTCCGGCGGGGCAACCGGTTTCCTGGTGTCGTCCGCGTTGATCGGGTTCGCCGTCGGCTCGCTGGTCCACGGCGTCGTCGCCGACCGGATCGGCCGCCGTCCCACCCTGATCGCCGGCCTGCTGATCGCCGGGGTGTTCAGCGTGCTGACCGGCATCTTCGGCACCACGTTCCCGACCTTCGTCACGCTGCGCGCGGTGACCGGGCTGGGCCTGGGTGTGCTGCTGCCGCTGGGCACGGCGTACGTGAACGAATACCTGCCCGATCGGGTGCACAACCGGCTCACGGTGCTCGGCGGCACCGGCTTCGCTCTCGGCGGGGTGCTGGCGGCGGTCCTCGGTGTCGCGCTCACCGAAGGCGGCGACTGGGAGTCGCTGTTCTACGTGGGCGGTGCCGCCGCGGTGCTGGGCGTGATCTACCTCGCCGTGTTCCCCGAGTCGGTGGAATTCCTGGTGGCCAGCGGAAAACAGGAGCAGACGGTGCGCCTGCTGTCCCGGCTGCGGCCAGACCGCGCCCAGTCCTACCGCCAACACGGGCTGTCCGTCGACCGGCAACCCCGGGATTGGCGGCTCGTGCTCGCGCCCCGGTTCCGGGCGCGAACCGTGGCGCTGTGGGTGTCGTCGTTCTTGCTGCTCTTCGGCGTCTACGGGTTGTCCACCTGGACACCGCAACTGATGATCGCGCGCGGCGAGACCTTCGCGACCGGCTACACCTTCGGCGCCGTGCTGCAAGGGATGTCCATCGTCGGTGCCCTGCTCGGCGGCCTCGTCGCCGACCGCTACCTCGGCGCCCGGCGCAGCTTGATGCTCTGGTGCGGCCTGGGCGCGGTGGCCACGCTCGTCGTCGCCGTCGGCGGTTCGACGGCGGTGAACATCGTCGCGGTCGGGTTCGCGGGGTTGTTCATCATCGGTGGCCAGTTCCTGCTCAACAACATCTGCGCGGCCACCTACCCGGTTCAGGCCCGTGCGACCGGCGCAGGCGCGATGCTCGGCGTCGGCCGGGTCGGCGGCATCCTCGGCCCCTCGATCGGCGGCGCGTTGCTGAGCGCGTTCGGTGGCAGCGCCGTGCTGTTCGTCGCGGTCGCTGTGGCCGCCGTGCTCGCCGTGGTCAGTACGTCCTTTGTGCTCGTTCGCGATCACGCACCTCGCCGGGTCTCCCCGGCGGCACCCAGAGAAGAAATGGAGCACTGA
- a CDS encoding flavin-dependent oxidoreductase translates to MSEVVIIGGGIGGLTLALELHAAGVDCTVHEAVDELSAVGVGINLLPHATRELTRLGLADELSAVAIETESSLYFNRFGQRIYTEPTGRTAGYPWPQFSIHRGDLHDILVRAVRDRLGPDRLVTGRRCVAVSQDATGATAEFEQGSVRAAVVVGCDGVNSVVRRQLHPDQSGPVYSGYNMWRGVTPWPAILGGASMIRAGWLATGKLVVYPIRNHVDDEGRQLVNWVVEIETPQHADRDWNRTGRLEDFLPAFADWHFDWLDVPALLSSSTTILEYPMVDQEPLPSWGTGRITLLGDAAHPMVPRGSNGAGQSILDARALATQLTATSDVVAALSAYEAERLPATAAVVRANRTTPPDTILREVYERTGDRPFDRLENVVDPRELEAILTSYKEIAGYSLTELSARR, encoded by the coding sequence ATGTCGGAAGTCGTCATCATCGGTGGAGGCATCGGCGGCCTGACCCTGGCCCTCGAACTGCACGCCGCCGGCGTCGACTGCACGGTCCACGAAGCGGTCGACGAGCTCTCGGCCGTCGGTGTCGGGATCAACCTGCTGCCGCACGCCACCCGGGAACTGACCCGGCTCGGCCTGGCGGACGAACTGTCCGCGGTCGCGATCGAAACCGAGAGCTCGCTCTACTTCAACAGGTTCGGCCAGCGCATCTACACCGAGCCGACCGGCCGGACCGCGGGATACCCCTGGCCCCAGTTCTCCATCCACCGCGGCGACCTGCACGACATCCTGGTGCGCGCGGTCCGCGACCGGCTCGGTCCCGACCGGCTGGTCACCGGCCGCCGCTGCGTGGCGGTCTCCCAGGACGCCACCGGGGCCACGGCCGAGTTCGAGCAGGGCAGCGTGCGCGCCGCCGTCGTCGTGGGCTGCGACGGCGTGAACTCTGTCGTCCGCCGGCAACTGCACCCGGACCAGAGCGGACCGGTGTACTCGGGCTACAACATGTGGCGCGGGGTCACCCCGTGGCCCGCCATCCTCGGCGGCGCCAGCATGATCCGCGCCGGCTGGCTCGCCACCGGCAAGCTCGTCGTCTACCCCATCCGCAACCACGTCGACGACGAGGGCCGCCAGCTCGTCAACTGGGTGGTGGAAATCGAGACGCCCCAGCACGCCGACCGCGACTGGAACCGCACCGGACGGCTCGAGGATTTCCTGCCCGCCTTCGCCGACTGGCACTTCGACTGGCTGGACGTCCCGGCGCTGCTGTCCTCGTCCACGACGATCCTGGAATACCCGATGGTCGACCAGGAACCACTGCCCTCGTGGGGCACCGGCCGCATCACCCTCCTCGGCGACGCCGCACACCCCATGGTGCCGCGTGGTTCCAACGGCGCCGGACAGTCCATTTTGGATGCCCGCGCGCTGGCCACCCAACTCACCGCGACGTCCGACGTGGTCGCCGCCCTGTCCGCCTACGAGGCCGAACGCCTCCCCGCCACCGCCGCCGTCGTCCGCGCCAACCGCACCACCCCACCCGACACGATCCTGCGCGAGGTCTACGAACGCACCGGCGACCGCCCCTTCGACCGGCTCGAGAATGTCGTCGACCCCCGGGAACTGGAGGCGATTCTGACCAGTTACAAGGAGATCGCCGGGTACTCACTGACAGAGCTGTCAGCCCGGCGCTGA
- a CDS encoding low temperature requirement protein A — translation MTPDSRFRLVAMRPRDPNEAGRAASTLELFFDLVFVVAVSIAAAQLHHGLTEGHVLDGIFNYCFVFFGIWWAWMNFTWFATSFDTDDWLYRVTTIVQMGGVLVFASGIGPAFEEHDYSVLIIAYVVMRAALVAQWLRASRSSGPTRRATLRYAVGISLVQALWLASLLLPTGMFTVALIVLVAAEIVVPILAERTGTTPWHPHHITERYGLFTLILLGESLLASANAIIEALQDAESPGRLIGIAALTLIATAALWWIYFWPPHHHAIKDVASSLAYVYGHFFIFAAAGAFSAGIEVEIDVLTGHTALHQPYASFAYTIPLAVFVIGIWALAIRPHADRVVNTALPLAGLLVLVDPLIPIPFALTAAILAGTVTVLVWRRQTDGHDA, via the coding sequence ATGACACCCGATTCCCGATTCCGGCTCGTCGCGATGAGGCCGCGCGACCCGAACGAGGCCGGACGGGCCGCGTCCACGCTGGAGCTGTTCTTCGACCTCGTCTTCGTCGTCGCCGTGAGCATCGCCGCCGCGCAACTGCACCACGGACTCACCGAGGGGCACGTACTCGACGGGATCTTCAACTACTGCTTCGTGTTCTTCGGGATCTGGTGGGCCTGGATGAACTTCACCTGGTTCGCCACGTCCTTCGACACCGACGACTGGCTGTACCGGGTGACCACCATCGTGCAGATGGGTGGCGTGCTCGTCTTCGCCTCCGGCATCGGGCCCGCCTTCGAGGAACACGACTACTCGGTGCTCATCATCGCCTACGTCGTCATGCGCGCGGCACTCGTCGCCCAGTGGCTCCGCGCGTCCCGGTCGTCGGGCCCCACCCGCCGGGCCACGCTCAGGTACGCGGTCGGCATCTCACTGGTCCAGGCCCTGTGGCTCGCCTCCCTGCTACTTCCCACCGGGATGTTCACCGTCGCGCTGATCGTGCTAGTCGCCGCGGAAATCGTCGTGCCGATCCTCGCCGAGCGCACCGGGACCACGCCCTGGCACCCGCACCATATCACCGAGCGCTACGGCCTGTTCACCCTCATCCTCCTCGGCGAGAGCCTGCTCGCCTCCGCCAACGCGATCATCGAGGCCCTGCAGGACGCCGAGTCGCCCGGCCGGCTCATCGGTATCGCCGCGCTCACGCTCATCGCCACGGCGGCCCTGTGGTGGATCTACTTCTGGCCCCCGCACCACCACGCCATCAAAGACGTCGCCAGCTCCCTGGCCTACGTCTACGGGCACTTCTTCATCTTCGCCGCCGCAGGCGCGTTCTCCGCCGGCATCGAAGTCGAGATCGACGTCCTCACCGGGCACACCGCGCTGCACCAGCCCTACGCGTCCTTCGCCTACACAATCCCGCTCGCAGTCTTCGTCATCGGCATCTGGGCCCTCGCGATCAGGCCCCACGCCGACCGCGTCGTCAACACCGCCCTGCCTCTGGCCGGACTCCTCGTCCTCGTCGACCCCCTCATCCCGATCCCCTTCGCCCTCACCGCGGCGATCCTCGCCGGCACCGTCACCGTGCTCGTCTGGCGACGGCAGACCGATGGCCACGACGCCTGA
- a CDS encoding LysR substrate-binding domain-containing protein: protein MSSTMMTPNLLDGRLKIRHLLLVDAIARRGTLVAAADDLNITQPAATRTLRELEEILGVALYDRNPRGLLPTPFSEAFAAHARAVVSQIRQAGKHVAQLRDADRGTVAIGIHLTGSNALVPRAVEVLKARHPPLTVELTEALPRRMLSELGSGRLDLVVGRLTQPTDEHFIRLPLHEEAVSLVVRAEHPLAGREGIDASELSGYPWIFPDADARLRGELDQFFSARGIPLPVNRVETTAYLAVRHLLLATDSIAALSVSIHEGLAGVVSLGPEFELASHSVGITLAAGREVTPAASAMIGILRELVGS, encoded by the coding sequence ATGTCGAGCACCATGATGACGCCCAATCTTCTCGACGGACGGTTGAAGATCCGGCATCTGCTGCTGGTCGATGCGATCGCGCGTCGTGGCACCTTGGTGGCGGCCGCCGATGATTTGAACATCACCCAGCCCGCCGCGACGCGCACGCTGCGCGAACTCGAGGAAATCCTCGGGGTGGCGTTGTACGACCGGAACCCGAGGGGGCTGTTGCCGACGCCGTTCAGTGAGGCGTTCGCGGCGCATGCTCGGGCTGTCGTGTCCCAGATTCGCCAGGCTGGGAAGCACGTGGCGCAGCTACGGGACGCCGACCGCGGGACGGTCGCGATCGGTATCCACCTCACGGGGTCGAATGCTCTTGTCCCGCGGGCGGTGGAGGTCTTGAAGGCCCGGCACCCGCCCTTGACCGTCGAGCTGACCGAGGCGTTGCCCCGCAGGATGCTGTCTGAACTGGGGTCGGGACGCCTCGACCTTGTGGTGGGCCGGCTGACGCAGCCGACGGACGAACACTTCATCCGGCTCCCACTGCACGAGGAGGCCGTGTCGCTCGTGGTCCGCGCGGAGCATCCGCTGGCCGGCCGCGAAGGAATCGATGCGTCGGAGCTTTCCGGTTATCCGTGGATCTTTCCCGATGCCGACGCTCGTTTGCGCGGCGAGCTGGACCAGTTTTTCAGCGCTCGTGGCATTCCGCTGCCGGTCAACCGGGTCGAGACCACGGCGTACCTCGCGGTGAGGCATTTACTCCTCGCCACGGACTCGATCGCGGCGCTGTCCGTCTCCATCCATGAAGGACTGGCGGGTGTGGTGAGTTTGGGGCCGGAGTTCGAGCTGGCCAGTCACAGCGTCGGCATCACGTTGGCCGCCGGCCGAGAAGTCACGCCCGCGGCGAGCGCGATGATCGGCATTCTCCGGGAGCTTGTCGGGTCGTAG
- a CDS encoding SDR family NAD(P)-dependent oxidoreductase — MSESFEGQKVVVVGGSSGMGLATAHQVVAAGGTAVITGRNPERVQAAVDALSQKGKAWGLTTELTDRDQVPEVRKQLAAEHADANLLVNAAGFFIPRAFSEYDEAFYDSYNELNRALFFITQTVVAGMVAGGKGGAIVNVGSMWAHQGIAATPHTGYSVQKGGIHSFTKALAIELAPHGIRVNAVAPAVVKTPLYLGFVPEDKLDETVDSFAGVHPLGRVGTPEDIANAVSFLLSDKSSWMTGAIVDVDGGVMAGRN, encoded by the coding sequence ATGAGCGAGAGTTTCGAGGGCCAGAAGGTCGTCGTGGTCGGCGGCAGCAGCGGTATGGGGCTGGCCACGGCCCACCAGGTGGTCGCCGCGGGTGGCACCGCCGTGATCACGGGCCGGAATCCCGAGCGAGTCCAGGCGGCAGTCGACGCTTTGTCGCAGAAGGGAAAGGCCTGGGGTCTCACGACGGAACTGACCGACCGTGACCAGGTACCCGAGGTCCGTAAGCAGCTCGCTGCCGAACACGCCGATGCCAACCTGCTCGTCAACGCGGCGGGATTCTTCATCCCGAGGGCGTTCAGCGAATACGACGAAGCCTTCTACGACTCGTACAACGAACTGAACCGAGCGCTGTTCTTCATCACGCAGACGGTCGTCGCGGGCATGGTCGCGGGCGGCAAGGGCGGCGCCATCGTGAACGTCGGCTCGATGTGGGCGCACCAGGGCATCGCGGCGACACCGCACACCGGTTACTCCGTGCAGAAGGGCGGTATCCACTCGTTCACCAAGGCACTCGCGATCGAGCTCGCCCCGCACGGGATCCGGGTCAACGCGGTCGCTCCCGCGGTCGTCAAAACGCCCCTGTACTTGGGCTTCGTGCCGGAGGACAAGCTCGACGAAACGGTCGACAGCTTCGCCGGCGTTCACCCGCTGGGGCGGGTGGGCACACCGGAGGACATCGCGAACGCCGTGTCGTTCCTGCTGTCGGACAAGTCGAGCTGGATGACCGGCGCCATCGTCGACGTCGACGGCGGCGTGATGGCCGGCCGCAACTGA
- a CDS encoding beta-propeller fold lactonase family protein: MARHIITRAALGAAAVLATITIAAPEASASAQDHSGAVFVQTDSPKGNAVVAYRRSSDGTLKQTAVYQTGGLGGVLDGSVVDHQASQGSLAYDERHQVLIATNAGSNTVTVFAVRGGQLVRIQTLASGGRFPVSVAVHGDRVYVLNALDGGSLQGYWNLGGHLIPLPGQHRALGLDPNAAPQFTHTPAQVEFTPDGSHLVVATKAVGDSLMVYSVNTLLGLSAKPTVTSTGAGSVPFGFAFDRGGRVLLTEAGPNAVASVHIDKAGRATVAETVATGQAASCWITVAGDYAYVANAGSGTITTYSVGHGRLELIGQTPASAGTIDLTASGDGKFLYAQAGKAGEVDAFRIGRDGSLTAVGTIAAPDAAGGEGIVAS, from the coding sequence ATGGCAAGACACATCATCACCCGCGCCGCGCTCGGGGCTGCCGCTGTTCTGGCGACCATCACGATCGCGGCTCCGGAGGCCTCGGCGTCCGCACAGGACCACAGTGGTGCGGTGTTCGTGCAGACCGACAGCCCGAAGGGCAACGCTGTCGTCGCCTACCGCCGGTCCTCCGACGGGACGCTGAAGCAAACGGCTGTCTACCAGACCGGTGGCCTCGGCGGCGTGTTGGACGGGTCGGTCGTCGACCACCAGGCTTCACAGGGCTCGCTCGCCTACGACGAGCGCCACCAAGTGCTGATCGCGACGAACGCCGGCAGCAACACCGTGACCGTGTTCGCCGTCCGTGGCGGTCAGCTGGTTCGCATCCAGACTCTGGCCTCCGGCGGCCGATTCCCCGTGAGTGTCGCAGTCCACGGTGACCGGGTCTACGTCCTCAACGCTCTGGACGGCGGGTCGCTCCAGGGCTACTGGAACCTCGGTGGTCACCTGATCCCGCTGCCCGGCCAGCACCGGGCGCTGGGGCTCGACCCCAACGCCGCACCGCAGTTCACGCACACCCCCGCCCAGGTCGAGTTCACGCCCGACGGATCGCACCTCGTGGTGGCGACCAAGGCCGTCGGCGACAGCCTGATGGTCTACTCGGTCAACACTCTGCTCGGACTGTCCGCCAAGCCGACGGTCACGTCGACCGGCGCCGGCTCGGTTCCTTTCGGCTTCGCCTTCGACCGCGGCGGCCGGGTCCTGCTCACGGAAGCGGGCCCGAACGCGGTCGCCTCGGTCCACATCGACAAGGCCGGACGCGCGACCGTCGCGGAGACCGTGGCCACCGGCCAGGCGGCGAGCTGCTGGATCACGGTCGCGGGCGACTACGCCTACGTCGCCAACGCCGGCAGCGGGACCATCACGACCTACTCCGTTGGCCACGGCCGGCTCGAGCTGATCGGCCAGACGCCTGCTTCGGCCGGCACGATCGACCTCACCGCGTCCGGCGACGGCAAGTTCCTCTACGCCCAGGCCGGAAAGGCCGGCGAAGTCGACGCCTTCCGCATCGGGCGCGACGGCAGCCTCACGGCAGTCGGCACGATCGCAGCGCCGGATGCCGCCGGCGGTGAGGGGATCGTCGCCTCCTGA
- a CDS encoding NADP-dependent oxidoreductase: protein MSIAADRLRRPRAPLAGADEVGPIVEWSKNTRSIKIKGELMRAAGVREIGGRVELLDLPEPDGPGPEEVLVEVAAAGVGNWDGIVRDGAWNVGLTPPMALGVEVAGTVVAVGSKVTNLRPGDEILGHPVPLRHQGCWAERLVVDADLLVLKPLGVPWDTAAAFPVPALTAEQVLSESLKVAENETLLVHGAGGTTGGLAVQLAALRGVRVIATSGPSSTARVVRAGATEVVDYHDSSWPDRVRELTGGVGVDAAVNAVSGGSADTVLALRAGGRMATITGDPPAAERGISVADVYVRPDSAQLEELCLLLGDGRLTLSVGATLPLAEAATALERAVSGAKGGPVVLRIAPERTGN, encoded by the coding sequence ATGTCGATCGCGGCCGACCGATTGCGCCGCCCACGTGCACCTTTGGCCGGCGCGGATGAAGTCGGCCCCATCGTCGAGTGGTCAAAAAATACCAGATCGATCAAAATAAAAGGAGAATTGATGCGTGCCGCTGGAGTGCGTGAGATCGGTGGCCGAGTCGAGTTACTCGACCTCCCCGAGCCTGATGGCCCCGGTCCCGAGGAAGTGTTGGTCGAGGTTGCGGCGGCCGGCGTCGGCAACTGGGACGGCATTGTCCGAGACGGGGCCTGGAACGTCGGGTTGACACCGCCGATGGCCCTCGGCGTGGAAGTCGCCGGCACGGTTGTCGCGGTCGGTTCGAAGGTCACGAACCTTCGGCCGGGCGACGAAATTCTCGGCCATCCGGTTCCGCTGCGTCACCAGGGTTGCTGGGCCGAGCGCTTGGTCGTAGACGCCGATCTGCTCGTGCTGAAGCCTCTCGGCGTGCCATGGGACACGGCGGCGGCGTTCCCGGTGCCTGCGCTGACAGCGGAACAGGTGCTCTCCGAATCGCTCAAAGTCGCCGAGAACGAGACGCTGCTCGTCCACGGCGCCGGTGGGACAACCGGCGGGTTGGCTGTGCAGCTCGCCGCACTGCGTGGGGTCCGGGTGATCGCCACTTCCGGACCGTCGAGCACCGCTCGAGTGGTACGGGCCGGGGCGACCGAGGTCGTCGACTACCACGACAGCAGCTGGCCGGATCGTGTCCGTGAATTGACCGGCGGCGTCGGAGTCGACGCCGCCGTCAACGCTGTTTCCGGAGGCAGCGCCGACACCGTCCTGGCTTTGCGAGCGGGCGGTCGGATGGCGACCATCACCGGCGACCCGCCGGCGGCCGAGCGTGGCATCAGCGTTGCCGACGTTTACGTACGCCCGGATTCGGCCCAGCTCGAGGAGCTTTGTCTGCTCCTGGGTGATGGCCGGCTGACCTTGTCGGTGGGCGCCACACTGCCACTGGCCGAGGCGGCGACGGCCCTTGAGCGCGCTGTTTCCGGCGCCAAGGGTGGTCCGGTCGTCCTTCGAATCGCGCCGGAGCGTACCGGAAACTGA
- a CDS encoding PLP-dependent aminotransferase family protein codes for MELLLPIEPLTPGQPRRVQLESALREAVRSGRLAAGERLPASRVLAEDLGISRRLVVEVYTQLTAEGYLVSRPGSGTCVSELSLPPATEVPDALRSGEGLPRWDMRPGVPTLSAFPRRLWRRAWTAALAAAADSDLGYPDPAGHPRLRRVLAAYLGRVRGVDADPQRLLICAGFTQGLHLLAQTLRTRGATTVALEDPGLPHRASILRQAGLTVLPVPVDADGILVDRLPERGVDAVLTTPAHQFPTGAIMAPARREAVLAWAGRCGAIVVEDDYDGEFRFDRRAVGCLQGRAPDRVVYVGSTSKTLAPAIRLGWLVSPAELHAELLPNKFLADHGSPTLDQLALAHLVEAGDYDRHIRAARTRYRTARRALELAITRHRVPLQLVGTAAGVQTLATRLDDTHPDHLTARARALGIVFDSITRYQLNPDPNPDGVVIGYGNIASHAIDEAIALLATTIGRQRGSVC; via the coding sequence ATGGAACTCTTACTGCCGATCGAACCGCTGACCCCCGGACAACCACGCCGGGTTCAGCTCGAAAGCGCCCTGCGCGAGGCGGTGCGGAGTGGCCGGCTGGCGGCCGGCGAGCGGTTGCCCGCCAGCCGCGTATTGGCCGAAGACCTGGGAATCTCTCGGCGCCTTGTGGTCGAGGTCTACACGCAGCTGACCGCCGAGGGCTATCTGGTCAGCCGACCGGGCTCTGGCACCTGCGTCTCCGAGCTGTCCCTCCCGCCGGCGACCGAGGTGCCTGACGCTCTCCGGTCAGGAGAGGGCCTGCCTCGATGGGACATGCGTCCTGGCGTTCCGACGCTGTCGGCGTTCCCTCGCCGCCTCTGGCGGCGTGCGTGGACGGCCGCGCTGGCTGCCGCGGCGGATTCCGATCTGGGCTACCCCGACCCCGCCGGACATCCCCGGCTGCGCCGAGTGCTGGCCGCTTACCTCGGCCGGGTCCGCGGCGTGGACGCCGACCCCCAGCGGCTGTTGATCTGCGCGGGCTTTACTCAAGGTCTCCACTTGCTCGCACAAACGCTGCGTACCCGAGGTGCCACGACCGTCGCGCTCGAGGACCCCGGATTGCCACACCGGGCGTCCATCCTGCGCCAGGCCGGTCTGACCGTCCTGCCCGTCCCGGTCGATGCCGACGGCATCCTTGTGGATCGACTACCCGAGCGGGGCGTCGACGCGGTACTGACCACGCCGGCCCATCAGTTCCCCACCGGTGCGATCATGGCGCCCGCCCGCCGGGAGGCGGTGCTGGCCTGGGCCGGGAGATGTGGCGCCATCGTCGTCGAGGACGACTACGATGGCGAGTTCCGCTTCGATCGACGTGCCGTCGGCTGTCTGCAAGGCCGTGCACCCGACCGTGTCGTCTACGTCGGATCCACCAGCAAGACGCTCGCCCCGGCGATCCGGTTGGGCTGGCTGGTCAGCCCGGCCGAGCTGCACGCCGAGCTATTGCCGAACAAGTTCCTCGCCGATCACGGCAGCCCGACTCTCGATCAGCTCGCTCTGGCCCATCTCGTCGAAGCCGGCGATTACGACCGGCACATCCGCGCCGCCCGGACCCGCTACCGAACAGCCCGGCGAGCACTCGAACTGGCCATCACCCGCCATCGTGTGCCCCTGCAGCTCGTCGGGACGGCCGCCGGTGTCCAGACCCTCGCCACCCGACTCGACGACACCCACCCTGATCACTTGACCGCGCGCGCACGGGCGCTCGGGATCGTTTTCGACTCCATCACCCGCTACCAGCTCAACCCTGACCCGAACCCTGACGGTGTGGTGATCGGCTACGGCAACATCGCGTCACACGCCATCGACGAGGCCATCGCCCTGCTCGCCACCACCATCGGGCGGCAACGCGGATCAGTCTGCTGA
- a CDS encoding TetR/AcrR family transcriptional regulator, translating to MAEPERTVRATRLTARGEATRARILQAAVDLMSVKGVAATTLDDVRAASGTSKSQLYHHFDDKDALVQEVIGRRAQFVLTWHEEQLRRLNSMRGLERWRDAVVQNNALRNGAYGCPLGSLASELSDRNERARSELAAHFERWEGLIAEGLERMRVAGKLRPDADPQRLAIGLIGALQGGYLLAQTKQDVAPMKVALDMAIDCIRAFKA from the coding sequence GTGGCAGAACCGGAGCGCACGGTGAGGGCTACCCGGCTGACGGCGCGGGGTGAGGCGACGCGCGCCCGAATCCTGCAAGCGGCAGTCGATTTGATGTCTGTGAAGGGCGTGGCCGCGACCACGCTCGACGATGTGCGCGCGGCCAGCGGCACGAGCAAGTCGCAGCTTTATCACCACTTCGATGACAAGGACGCCTTGGTCCAGGAAGTCATCGGCCGCCGGGCGCAATTCGTGCTCACTTGGCACGAGGAGCAGCTGAGGCGGCTGAACTCCATGCGGGGTCTGGAGCGGTGGCGAGACGCGGTCGTCCAGAACAACGCCCTGCGCAACGGTGCGTACGGTTGCCCCCTCGGCTCGCTGGCGAGTGAGCTGTCCGACCGGAACGAGCGAGCACGTTCAGAGCTCGCCGCGCATTTCGAGCGGTGGGAAGGCCTGATCGCGGAGGGCCTGGAGCGGATGCGAGTCGCCGGCAAGCTGCGGCCGGACGCCGACCCTCAGCGGCTCGCGATCGGGCTGATCGGGGCCCTTCAAGGCGGGTACCTGCTCGCGCAGACCAAACAGGACGTCGCGCCCATGAAAGTCGCGCTGGACATGGCGATTGACTGCATCAGGGCGTTCAAGGCCTGA
- a CDS encoding TetR/AcrR family transcriptional regulator, with amino-acid sequence MTGDSAGEGATFESVADGAARQRVLAAVVDLLCQRGLRAAELGVVADMAGVSGSWLRGYFADVEALVVELVRIQVRDVFESPGRRLMAAVSPDDLYQWRDDVVARYRATWISAGYPLGIVVHELTGRDGRAGQALAMSLGPWQSALEGAFLRLRDRGELAIGSRPAELATAVMGALVGAMGRFRKVGTSDDVLEPFDIMLRHVLAARGPEQGHDDRPGRRSGPVGPR; translated from the coding sequence ATGACCGGTGATTCCGCCGGAGAGGGGGCGACCTTCGAGTCCGTGGCCGATGGTGCTGCGAGGCAACGGGTACTGGCCGCGGTGGTGGACCTGTTGTGTCAGCGCGGGCTTCGGGCCGCGGAACTCGGCGTGGTGGCCGACATGGCGGGCGTGAGCGGATCGTGGCTGCGCGGCTACTTCGCGGACGTCGAGGCACTCGTCGTGGAGCTGGTGCGGATCCAGGTTCGCGACGTCTTCGAGAGTCCCGGCCGCCGGCTGATGGCGGCCGTCAGCCCCGACGACCTCTACCAGTGGCGTGACGATGTGGTAGCCCGTTATCGCGCCACGTGGATCTCGGCCGGATACCCGCTGGGCATCGTCGTCCACGAGTTGACTGGGCGCGACGGTCGGGCCGGTCAGGCCCTGGCGATGAGTCTCGGGCCGTGGCAGTCCGCGCTCGAAGGCGCCTTCCTGCGGCTGCGCGATCGCGGCGAACTCGCGATCGGGTCGAGGCCGGCCGAGTTGGCGACCGCGGTCATGGGGGCGCTCGTCGGTGCGATGGGCCGGTTCCGGAAGGTGGGCACATCGGATGACGTGCTGGAGCCATTTGACATCATGCTCCGCCACGTCCTGGCCGCGCGAGGCCCCGAGCAAGGACATGACGATCGGCCGGGCCGCCGTTCTGGCCCAGTTGGTCCTCGCTGA